In Nerophis ophidion isolate RoL-2023_Sa linkage group LG03, RoL_Noph_v1.0, whole genome shotgun sequence, the following are encoded in one genomic region:
- the LOC133548766 gene encoding C-type lectin domain family 4 member G-like isoform X1 yields MENIQSHPEQEEETPVDQKIVKDFNRNRRSHAQKFQQMGAACGIPRHRLTVLLLGMLTAILLIAAVVIAIYCANANDDHLQTPHSAVSALIIERNYLRNHTDILKAEREAESAIVKHQTSLIQMKLQLKQQRRLSDILQNKIEVLQSEKAILQSKKNALEQSCGRCPAGWTLLKSTCYYFSLPDHDSKKNWPDSRANCLGRGADLLVIDNLQEQVLVSENAPKTSFSSVLWWQNGYWMGLRVMGSQRTWMWINNTTEIETGYWRNDQPSSSEPQTGNCAAFLYYTDTSKVWYNGKCQEHQFNWICEMLAKPFE; encoded by the exons ATGGAGAACATTCAGTCGCACccagaacaagaagaagaaactCCAGTGGATCAAAAGATTGTCAAGGATTTCAACAGAAATCGGCGTTCACATGCTCAGAAATTTCAACAAA TGGGAGCTGCATGTGGGATTCCACGCCACCGCTTAACTGTCCTGCTTCTGGGCATGCTCACTGCTATTCTGCTAATAGCGGCGGTTGTCATCGCCATTTACT GTGCCAATGCCAACGACGATCACCTTCAGACTCCTCATTCAGCTGTCTCTGCCCTTATCATCGAGCGTAATTATCTCCGCAACCATACTGACATCCTGAAAGCAGAGCGGGAGGCTGAGTCAGCAATAGTCAAGCACCAGACCAGCCTCATTCAAATGAAGCTCCAACTGAAGCAGCAAAGGAGACTTAGTGACATCCTTCAGAACAAGATTGAAGTGCTTCAAAGTGAAAAAGCAATTCTGCAGTCTAAAAAAAATGCTCTTG AGCAAAGCTGTGGCAGATGCCCTGCAGGATGGACCCTCCTTAAATCTACCTGCTATTATTTCTCTCTCCCTGACCACGACTCCAAGAAAAACTGGCCAGACAGCAGAGCAAACTGTCTTGGTCGGGGTGCAGACCTGCTGGTGATCGATAACTTGCAGGAACAG GTACTTGTTAGCGAAAATGCTCCGAAAACCAGCTTCAGTTCAGTTTTATGGTGGCAGAACGGATATTGGATGGGCCTGCGAGTGATGGGGTCCCAGAGAACATGGATGTGGATTAACAATACGACTGAGATTGAAACAGG GTACTGGAGAAATGATCAGCCAAGCAGCAGTGAACCTCAGACTGGGAACTGTGCAGCTTTTCTTTATTATACCGATACCAGCAAAGTATGGTATAATGGAAAGTGCCAGGAGCACCAGTTCAACTGGATATGCGAGATGCTGGCAAAGCCTTTTGAGTAG
- the LOC133548766 gene encoding perlucin-like protein isoform X2: MLHSLDTTCANANDDHLQTPHSAVSALIIERNYLRNHTDILKAEREAESAIVKHQTSLIQMKLQLKQQRRLSDILQNKIEVLQSEKAILQSKKNALEQSCGRCPAGWTLLKSTCYYFSLPDHDSKKNWPDSRANCLGRGADLLVIDNLQEQVLVSENAPKTSFSSVLWWQNGYWMGLRVMGSQRTWMWINNTTEIETGYWRNDQPSSSEPQTGNCAAFLYYTDTSKVWYNGKCQEHQFNWICEMLAKPFE, encoded by the exons ATGCTGCACTCTCTGGACACAACCT GTGCCAATGCCAACGACGATCACCTTCAGACTCCTCATTCAGCTGTCTCTGCCCTTATCATCGAGCGTAATTATCTCCGCAACCATACTGACATCCTGAAAGCAGAGCGGGAGGCTGAGTCAGCAATAGTCAAGCACCAGACCAGCCTCATTCAAATGAAGCTCCAACTGAAGCAGCAAAGGAGACTTAGTGACATCCTTCAGAACAAGATTGAAGTGCTTCAAAGTGAAAAAGCAATTCTGCAGTCTAAAAAAAATGCTCTTG AGCAAAGCTGTGGCAGATGCCCTGCAGGATGGACCCTCCTTAAATCTACCTGCTATTATTTCTCTCTCCCTGACCACGACTCCAAGAAAAACTGGCCAGACAGCAGAGCAAACTGTCTTGGTCGGGGTGCAGACCTGCTGGTGATCGATAACTTGCAGGAACAG GTACTTGTTAGCGAAAATGCTCCGAAAACCAGCTTCAGTTCAGTTTTATGGTGGCAGAACGGATATTGGATGGGCCTGCGAGTGATGGGGTCCCAGAGAACATGGATGTGGATTAACAATACGACTGAGATTGAAACAGG GTACTGGAGAAATGATCAGCCAAGCAGCAGTGAACCTCAGACTGGGAACTGTGCAGCTTTTCTTTATTATACCGATACCAGCAAAGTATGGTATAATGGAAAGTGCCAGGAGCACCAGTTCAACTGGATATGCGAGATGCTGGCAAAGCCTTTTGAGTAG